A single window of Constrictibacter sp. MBR-5 DNA harbors:
- a CDS encoding universal stress protein, with product MAAPWSLRRILVVVDDSPECAVALRSVARMAERSRATVEALFIEDTAVLHLASLTVVRHVHRHGGTAAPLDVTTIEAMYRSQRLGAQRAVSALTDASGAPCALRVVRGSVSDALLHAAGEADIVVLTLPSFGLERLAGVAERLGGTGLPALLLLRSTAEPRLVLTMADDASDTGRHLIAVATSISNLLGLPLHPVSETPTEVPERDRRLDWTTPLPPLDSLEQLKARGELSASTIVACRHDRLSTHLGPHSAALDARRCPLLIAF from the coding sequence ATGGCTGCACCCTGGTCGTTGAGGCGGATCCTGGTCGTCGTCGACGATTCGCCGGAATGCGCCGTGGCGCTGCGCTCGGTCGCGCGCATGGCGGAGCGGAGCCGCGCGACGGTCGAGGCTCTCTTCATCGAGGATACCGCCGTCCTCCATCTCGCCAGTCTCACCGTCGTCAGGCACGTCCACCGCCACGGCGGCACCGCCGCCCCGCTCGACGTGACGACGATCGAAGCGATGTACCGGTCGCAGCGTCTCGGTGCGCAACGGGCGGTCTCGGCGCTGACCGACGCTTCGGGAGCGCCCTGCGCGCTGCGCGTCGTGCGCGGCAGCGTCTCTGACGCTCTGCTGCACGCTGCTGGAGAGGCGGACATCGTGGTGCTGACGCTGCCATCGTTCGGCCTCGAGCGCCTGGCAGGCGTTGCGGAAAGGCTCGGCGGTACCGGCCTTCCCGCACTCCTCCTGCTGCGCTCGACCGCGGAGCCGAGGCTCGTCCTGACCATGGCCGACGACGCGTCCGACACGGGGCGGCATCTGATCGCAGTGGCGACGTCGATATCGAACCTGCTTGGGCTGCCCTTGCACCCGGTCTCGGAAACGCCGACAGAGGTCCCCGAGCGGGACCGCCGCCTCGACTGGACCACGCCCCTGCCTCCCCTCGACAGTCTGGAGCAGCTGAAAGCACGGGGTGAACTGTCGGCATCGACCATTGTCGCCTGTCGACACGATCGGCTTTCCACTCACCTCGGGCCACACTCGGCGGCGCTGGACGCTCGCCGCTGCCCGCTGCTCATCGCGTTCTGA